One Bos javanicus breed banteng chromosome 9, ARS-OSU_banteng_1.0, whole genome shotgun sequence DNA window includes the following coding sequences:
- the GJA1 gene encoding gap junction alpha-1 protein: protein MGDWSALGKLLDKVQAYSTAGGKVWLSVLFIFRILLLGTAVESAWGDEQSAFRCNTQQPGCENVCYDKSFPISHVRFWVLQIIFVSVPTLLYLAHVFYVMRKEEKLNKKEEELKVVAQTDGANVDMHLKQIEIKKFKYGIEEHGKVKMRGGLLRTYIISILFKSVFEVAFLLIQWYIYGFSLSAVYTCKRDPCPHQVDCFLSRPTEKTIFIIFMLVVSLVSLALNIIELFYVFFKGVKDRVKGKSDPYHATTGPLSPSKDCGSPKYAYFNGCSSPTAPLSPMSPPGYKLVTGDRNNSSCRNYNKQASEQNWANYSAEQNRMGQAGSTISNSHAQPFDFPDDHQNSKKLDAGHELQPLAIVDQRPSSRASSRASSRPRPDDLEI, encoded by the coding sequence ATGGGTGACTGGAGTGCCTTAGGCAAACTCCTTGACAAGGTTCAAGCCTACTCCACGGCTGGAGGGAAGGTGTGGCTGTCAGTCCTTTTCATTTTCCGAATCCTGCTACTGGGGACAGCGGTTGAGTCAGCCTGGGGTGATGAGCAGTCTGCCTTTCGTTGTAACACTCAACAACCTGGTTGTGAAAATGTCTGCTATGACAAATCCTTCCCAATCTCTCATGTGCGCTTCTGGGTCCTGCAGATCATATTTGTGTCTGTTCCCACACTCCTGTACCTGGCTCATGTGTTCTACGTGATGCgaaaggaagagaagctgaaCAAGAAAGAGGAGGAACTCAAAGTTGTTGCCCAAACTGATGGTGCCAACGTGGACATGCACTTGAAGCAGATTGAAATTAAGAAGTTCAAGTATGGCATTGAAGAGCACGGCAAGGTGAAGATGCGAGGGGGCTTGCTGAGAACCTACATCATCAGTATCCTCTTCAAGTCTGTCTTCGAGGTGGCCTTCTTGCTGATCCAGTGGTACATCTATGGGTTCAGCTTGAGTGCCGTTTACACTTGCAAAAGAGATCCCTGCCCACATCAGGTGGACTGTTTCCTTTCTCGGCCCACGGAGAAAACCATCTTCATCATCTTCATGCTTGTCGTGTCATTGGTGTCTCTTGCCTTGAACATCATCGAACTCTTCTATGTCTTCTTCAAGGGTGTTAAGGATCGTGTGAAGGGAAAGAGCGATCCTTACCACGCTACCACTGGCCCACTGAGCCCCTCCAAAGACTGTGGATCTCCAAAATATGCTTATTTCAATGGCTGCTCCTCCCCAACCGCTCCTCTCTCGCCCATGTCTCCTCCCGGGTACAAGCTGGTCACCGGAGACAGAAACAATTCTTCCTGCCGCAATTACAACAAACAAGCAAGTGAGCAAAACTGGGCCAATTACAGCGCAGAACAAAATCGAATGGGGCAGGCAGGCAGCACCATCTCTAACTCCCACGCACAGCCTTTTGATTTCCCCGACGACCACCAGAATTCTAAAAAGCTTGATGCTGGCCACGAACTACAGCCTCTCGCCATTGTGGATCAGCGGCCTTCCAGCAGAGCCAGCAGTCGCGCCAGCAGCCGACCCCGGCCTGATGACCTAGAGATCTAG